The following are from one region of the Acipenser ruthenus chromosome 19, fAciRut3.2 maternal haplotype, whole genome shotgun sequence genome:
- the LOC117424080 gene encoding BAH and coiled-coil domain-containing protein 1-like isoform X1 has protein sequence MEGRDFAPPPHLLSERGALVHRAASRITSAGHSSMQHPGHFQPGKYYPSPIPMAPHSAGSGLMGSSSASFMGTFLASSLGSPPSHPAHPSGPPSSPSEPPFHGGPHSGASQIWFSHSHEAAPGYPRFSGSLASTFLPMSHLDHHSNSSVLYGQHRFYDTQKDNFYLRSLPSQPTLLSANHGFPAISRAAPGHPLGSCSRERDSGGGGGGLHKSLKEGGERAVALGSKEKERASKQEAKERQQQQQQQQQQQHHQHHHHQQQQQQASLEEESNRALERHKASLPPESGHCKEDSLGRGKHLSACLVNSKMLNGESGGNTNTKSAMLSCGGGGAQTRHVGGGSSSRCAKNGNSTGNSNSNSGEMRLSGHPQDCLESRQMLHHSYSVPPPLSMSSAAGAGGAGGFPCLQLHTAHPHHPHHHHHHHHPHHPDFYCPPPPPPLTTHSSQDKGGATGRELKVTGPTFVPSVGHLGDKNSGPFQLDNPDCRGGGGGSAKDRTLEKNNGHNNGAPPSSCQRKQQQQPYGKADKASDWLQSHHHHLQQQQQQQQQQQQNQSARSRSLECINSADMDLFRPSLPQGAKGGHSGNHSGKSGLYISTPPFQDCSHSGPAPTTQSSEGLTSKGGQHQGRVNGSGCTLERGGQKVARIRHQQHRPGPEAGGDLGNSGQEMKRKLELASLGFGNSGQQHLPHWAVRGQQIQAEEEQRKNYLDPFSSSSRQQSQQNQQQQQQQQQQQQQQQQQGMPPHSSSQQETQASQGESSAMKSLLKYSSQQQPLLLAQKSPFGGLGSLKTASSSNSSNSSSSSCALQDAKQPLPPRKGPPHDSERQDCGGGRGRETGDGPHGEGEVRQPPVGIAVAVARQREPQNRPPDGHPGHSRQGRVLPAMKGVPRSLFPLDAEGEEERKRLCEDQLGLPCLDRDRELFIRENKERVEFARIHPSSSCHGDLTPHLMVPGGTSLQASQLGADPAAHAHPAHHHWMPRTGSPSLWMTGHSYGLSHAALHQNLPPGFSAAMPSPLQPVLPLPQDPSGQLVVLPSEPSAHPATHHLDVMEQPSLWPPMYGARGPGSHMQHPAQLPSMYSRSQFLRQQELYAIQQHQQHQHHQQQQQQQQQQQQQQRALEMQQRHSQIQPQRKPEDPPMELEDLLTQRTLKSTKPFSYTPAKSVPPTAGCAARLSPCSRTPSLRPHPKSTPCTPCLAPSPATTPRSPALSPAPSHTNKGAEPQDKRGEGQPPQDYPQSLEPDLPPGYTYPAVAMGYSSGPSPQDVRLAEPADLQAMQTEPAEPAPRPLPLGEESVCEEGNAPLRTLVQEEEAGSGTVQPGGGVEGGGVEGCCASPELESSGLFHCPGTEGGISELLAPSPTPPASPSVVQTEVEGSSSECAQVMESGEERKDEEEKEEEGKDGPVEGEESKVYQDLMPAGATPSSPEAVADTTASESGRNTPSEAPGDTWDSPSPQGDTLTHNTSGDRADRTMVTGWLLGPNTGLDLLIAASLSAEGHISPTPPIANQPQTSGFHPCSGSHGIALLSELVDLELQQQRSRAGESEGAELLTFDLQSLATLAAARSLELGLSSPSPGRPCHARRAFNLRRECSWTPCHEPVCPVKSAMDRMDSQEVEMRMRLADLQRQYKEKQRELAKLQRRHDHQKEEKSHSPARRGPGRPRKRKPAPGSVSTPGEGARRVKSLGAGLGLLCEELGAGGEVKRKKNKLSEFERLTTSQMKARCKQTGPQVALARKVSQLKQNAKVQRGGSGGTLFRRRETPTPSSAPPRLSRGQGTPRAEQKRVGESRTQTDTGVSLDNVAQESWAGRELFVRKRSGRKDGAPLTRTASAAAGHPPKRPLARGRGRPGSRQPKQEVVMEKAISRLDSDPSEEEEEDEWSYDNDEGDDDIIAPPSKDPTPSSALLGPSPSSVVKLEANQKAKKKKERQGLLGSLQLPVAEGEGEVKVRKCTPSRAGKRRNESRERDGEKRAKGLKHQQQEQGWTDPSARSNLYRASAGVHPSCTPSERLRKATRKNKALQGSSKPKKSSVLGGALSPRRLECVSNKGKNNGNFRRKPLKGRAVSRLLESFAADEGFQIDEDSSFSEEEEEEEEEKNESAPLCSPWDRSSAPTVPNCTLTKESLVDGLKVLILKEDDLLYAAYIHTLQPPDIYSIMIEGERGNRPRIYSLEQLLQEAVLDVRPQSEQELTSGTRVCAYWSERSRCLYPGYVRRGGPGEEEKEGSVMVEFDDGDNGRISLSNIRLLPPDYQIQSTEPSPAMLISNGRRKCRKAAVEKTLQGDAAQRASPERQSHTEPGRTQGRRTASKGKTGKVKTANSGIKSTASESFCKSNSSSSNSSPLLSWPGVALPKKRMPHKVGMGLQNLFQLSGNPRKMSKSKETGSGGFTLHPLSTPPSTPAKTIFSSSFEVDSFSSIANGYSCFGSQAGLPLSPRNNTSSRGKRLPHDGGQRGKKAGRGAEFLVKLDHEGVTSPKTKNGKALLLLGSSGSNGRVEKGFGAKEVVVVDASPVGYTHPVLLVKDNKKGGGSRADLLLKGASQLRKPPTSSLGLGEYSEFGMNCDSDCHSSYSDMDEEDDEEEDDERNTGLRNAGRFLSQLSVSSTSSVSSSSSSSGSLSSSSLCSSDNDSSYSSEDEEDSTLLLQSCLSSHPSVPAALLQPPEPPANTGSFVAKAMAVSSSKPLKRKESPSSSSSSKTAKDLAKRQRLPSVDNGPKISNFLPARQLWRWSGNPTQRRGMKGKARKLFYKAIVRGKEAVHVGDCAVFLSAGRPHLPYIGRIESFWESWASNMVVKVKWFYHPEETKLGKRHRDGRHALYQSCHEDENDVQTISHKCQVVNLEEYECLSQGRKHHNGQDLYYLAGTYDPTTGQLVTAQGVSILC, from the exons cagcccCGGGGTATCCCCGCTTTTCAGGCAGTCTGGCCTCCACCTTTCTTCCCATGAGCCACTTGGATCACCACAGCAACAGCAGCGTCCTGTACGGGCAGCACCGTTTCTATGACACACAGAAAG ATAACTTCTACCTGAGAAGCCTCCCCTCCCAGCCAACGCTGCTCTCAGCCAATCACGGATTCCCGGCTATCTCGCGGGCAGCGCCAGGGCACCCTCTGGGGTCCTGCAGCCGTGAGCGGGACtcaggagggggagggggcggcCTGCACAAGAGCCTGAAGGAAGGGGGCGAGAGGGCGGTGGCGCTGGGctcgaaagagaaagagagggccAGTAAGCAAGAGGCTAAagaaaggcagcagcagcagcaacagcagcaacagcaacagcatcatcaacatcatcatcaccaacagcagcagcagcaagcctCGCTGGAAGAGGAAAGCAACAGAGCACTGGAGCGACACAAAGCGAGCCTGCCTCCCGAGAGCGGCCACTGCAAAGAGGACTCGCTGGGCAGGGGGAAGCACCTCAGTGCCTGCCTGGTGAATTCCAAGATGCTGAATGGAGAATCTGGTGGCAACACCAACACTAAGAGTGCCATGTTAagctgtgggggtgggggtgcccAGACCAGGCACGTTGGAGGGGGCAGCAGTAGCCGCTGTGCCAAGAATGGCAATAGTACAGGTaacagtaacagcaatagcggtgAGATGCGGTTAAGCGGGCACCCCCAGGACTGCTTGGAGAGCCGGCAGATGCTCCACCACTCCTACTCTGTCCCCCCTCCCCTGTCCATGAGCTCTGCGGCGGGGGCAGGAGGTGCAGGTGGGTTCCCCTGCCTCCAGCTACACACCGCTCACCCTCACCACcctcaccatcaccaccaccaccaccacccgcaCCACCCCGATTTCTACTGCCCCCCACCTCCGCCCCCTCTTACCACACACTCCTCCCAGGACAAAGGGGGCGCCACTGGGCGTGAGCTGAAAGTCACCGGGCCCACCTTCGTGCCTTCTGTCGGACACTTGGGGGACAAGAACAGCGGGCCCTTCCAGCTGGACAACCCCGATTgccggggtgggggtgggggcagtGCCAAGGATAGGACACTGGAGAAAAACAATGGACATAATAACGGGGCGCCTCCGAGCAGCTGCCAGAGAAAGCAACAGCAGCAGCCCTACGGGAAGGCAGATAAGGCTTCTGATTGGCTTCAAAGTCACCATCACCActtacaacagcagcagcagcagcagcagcagcaacaacagaatCAAAGTGCGCGATCCCGTAGTCTCGAATGCATCAACAGCGCCGACATGGACCTGTTCAGACCCTCCCTCCCTCAGGGGGCGAAGGGAGGCCACTCGGGGAACCATTCGGGGAAAAGCGGCCTTTACATTAGCACCCCTCCCTTCCAGGACTGTTCCCACTCAGGTCCTGCCCCTACTACTCAATCATCCGAAGGGCTGACCAGTAAAGGAGGTCAACATCAGGGCCGTGTTAATGGGAGCGGCTGCACTTTAGAGCGGGGTGGGCAGAAGGTGGCTCGCATCAGGCACCAGCAGCACAGGCCCGGTCCGGAAGCAGGGGGCGACCTGGGCAACAGCGGGCAGGAGATGAAGAGGAAGCTGGAGCTGGCATCCCTTGGGTTTGGCAACAGCGGGCAGCAACACCTGCCCCACTGGGCAGTGAGGGGGCAGCAGATCCAGGCCGAGGAAGAGCAGAGGAAAAACTACCTGGATcctttcagcagcagcagcagacagcagAGTCAACAAaatcaacagcaacaacaacagcagcagcagcagcagcagcagcaacaacaacaagggATGCCCCCCCATAGCTCCAGCCAGCAGGAGACCCAAGCCTCTCAAGGGGAGAGCTCAGCTATGAAGAGCCTTCTGAAGTACAGCAGCCAGCAGCAGCCCCTCTTGCTGGCCCAGAAGAGCCCGTTTGGGGGCCTGGGCAGCCTCAAAACTGCCAGCAGCAGCAATAGtagcaacagcagcagctccagctgtgCCCTGCAGGACGCCAAGCAGCCTCTGCCGCCAAGGAAGGGCCCTCCCCACGATTCGGAGCGGCAGGATTGCGGTGGGGGCCGGGGCAGAGAGACGGGTGATGGACCCCACGGTGAGGGGGAGGTGCGCCAGCCTCCTGTGGGCATAGCGGTGGCTGTTGCCAGGCAGAGAGAGCCGCAGAACCGCCCACCCGACGGGCATCCCGGGCACAGTCGGCAGGGCAGGGTGCTGCCAGCCATGAAAG gagtCCCGCGCTCGCTGTTCCCTCTGGATgctgagggggaggaggagaggaagaggctCTGTGAGGATCAGCTGGGACTACCCTGCCTGGACCGGGACCGAGAACTCTTCATCAG gGAGAACAAAGAGCGGGTGGAATTTGCCAGAATCCATCCTTCCAGCAGTTGCCATGGAGACCTTACCCCCCACCTCATGGTGCCAGGCGGAACTTCCCTGCAGGCCAGCCAATTAGGAGCTGACCCTGCGGCACACGCCCATCCAGCACATCACCATTGGATGCCACGGACAGGAAGTCCCTCCTTGTGGATGACCGGTCATTCCTACG ggcTCAGCCACGCTGCTCTCCACCAGAATCTCCCCCCTGGCTTCTCCGCGGCGATGCCCAGCCCCCTGCAGCCTGTGCTGCCTCTTCCTCAGGACCCCTCTGGCCAGCTGGTCGTGCTGCCCAGTGAGCCGTCTGCACACCCCGCCACACACCACCTCG ACGTGATGGAACAGCCCTCTCTGTGGCCCCCGATGTACGGCGCACGGGGCCCCGGCTCTCACATGCAGCACCCCGCACAGCTGCCCAGCATGTACTCGCGATCCCAGTTTCTACGGCAACAGGAGCTGTACGCGATacagcagcaccagcagcatcAGCACcaccaacagcaacagcagcagcagcagcagcagcagcagcaacagagaGCCCTGGAGATGCAGCAAAGACACTCCCAAATACAG CCCCAGAGGAAGCCCGAGGACCCCCCGAtggagctggaggatctcctcacACAGAGGACCCTAAAGAGCACCAAGCCATTCTCCTACACCCCCGCCAAGAGCGTGCCTCCCACGGCGGGCTGTGCAGCCAGGCTGTCCCCCTGCTCTCGCACTCCCTCCCTGCGGCCCCACCCCAAGAGCACGCCCTGCACTCCCTGCCTTGCGCCCAGCCCCGCCACCACCCCCCGCTCCCCtgccctcagccccgccccctcgcaCACCAACAAGGGGGCGGAACCACAGGACAAGAGAGGGGAGGGGCAGCCGCCTCAGGACTACCCACAATCCCTAGAGCCAG aCCTGCCACCTGGATACACCTACCCGGCCGTTGCTATGGGTTACAGCAGCGGCCCCTCCCCTCAGGATGTACGATTGGCTGAACCGGCCGACCTGCAAGCCATGCAGACGGAGCCAGCTGAACCTGCTCCAAGGCCACTCCCCTTGGGGGAGGAGTCTGTGTGTGAGGAGGGCAATGCCCCCTTGAGGACGTTGGTGCAGGAGGAGGAGGCGGGCTCTGGGACAGTACAACCCGGAGGCGGGGTGGAAGGGGGAGGGGTTGAGGGCTGCTGTGCCTCCCCAGAGCTGGAGTCCAGTGGACTGTTCCATTGCCCCGGAACAGAGGGGGGGATCTCTGAGCTCCTTGCCCCTTCTCCGACTCCCCCCGCTTCCCCTTCTGTGGTGCAAACCGAGGTGGAAGGCTCCTCTTCAGAATGCGCACAAGTGATGGAGTCTGGGGAGGAAAGAAAGGATgaagaggagaaagaggaggagggaAAGGACGGGCCGGTGGAAGGAGAAGAAAGCAAGGTTTACCAGGACCTCATGCCTGCTGGGGCTACCCCATCCTCCCCAGAAGCAGTAGCTGACACCACTGCCTCGGAGTCAGGGAGGAATACCCCCAGCGAAGCCCCTGGGGATACCTGGGACAGCCCCTCACCACAGGGTGACACTCTTACCCACAATACCTCAGGAGATCGGGCGGACCGGACCATGGTGACAGGCTGGTTACTGGGCCCCAACACCGGCCTGGACCTGCTCATCGCAGCCAGCCTCAGCGCAGAGGGACATATCTCTCCGACACCCCCCATTGCCAACCAACCACAGACCTCAGGCTTTCACCCCTGCTCAGGGAGCCACGGGATAGCACTGCTGAGTGAGCTGGTGGATCTggagctgcagcagcagaggaGCAGGGCAGGGGAGAGTGAAG GAGCGGAGTTGCTGACCTTTGACCTGCAGAGCCTGGCGACCCTGGCTGCGGCTCGCTCTCTGGAGCTCGGTCTCTCCTCCCCCAGCCCCGGGAGGCCCTGCCACGCCCGCAGAGCCTTCAACCTGCGCAGGGAGTGCAGCTGGACTCCCTGCCATGAGCCG GTGTGCCCGGTGAAGAGTGCTATGGACAGGATGGACAGCCAGGAGGTGGAGATGAGGATGAGGCTGGCAGACCTGCAGAGACAGTACAAAGAGAAGCAGAGGGAGCTCGCCAAGCTGCAGAGGAGGCACGACCACCA GAAGGAGGAGAAGTCCCACAGCCCGGCTCGGAGGGGTCCCGGCAGGCCTCGCAAGCGCAAACCTGCCCCTGGGAGTGTCAGCACCCCTGGAGAGGGAGCGCGGAGAGTCAA GTCATTAGGTGCAGGGCTAGGGCTGCTGTGTGAGGAGCTGGGAGCAGGAGGGGAGGTGAAGAGGAAGAAAAATAAACTATCTGAGTTTGAACGGCTGACCACATCACAG ATGAAGGCTCGGTGCAAGCAGACTGGCCCCCAAGTAGCGCTGGCCCGGAAAGTGTCCCAACTGAAGCAGAATGCCAAGGTGCAGCGGGGGGGCTCTGGTGGTACCCTGTTCCGCAGGAGAGAGACCCCCACCCCCAGCTCCGCTCCCCCCAGGCTATCGAGGGGTCAGGGCACCCCCAGAGCAGAGCAGAAACGAGTGGGAGAGAGCAGGACCCAGACTGACACAG GGGTCAGTTTGGACAATGTGGCTCAGGAGAGCTGGGCAGGGAGGGAGCTCTTCGTGAGGAAGAGGAGTGGGAGGAAGGACGGAGCTCCCCTGACGAGGACCGCCTCTGCCGCAGCAGGCCACCCCCCTAAGAGACCACTGGCCAGGGGGCGGGGCCGCCCAGGAAGCAGGCAACCCAAACAGGAAGTGGTCATGGAGAAGGCGATATCCCGATTGGACAGCGACCCTTCAGAGGAGG aagaggaggatgaatggAGCTACGACAACGATGAAGGGGATGATGACATCATAGCCCCGCCCTCCAAAGACCCCACCCCCAGCTCAGCCCTGTTAGGCCCTTCACCCTCGTCAGTTGTTAAGCTGGAAGCCAATCAGAAAGCCAAGAAGAAGAAGGAAAGGCAGGGCCTTCTGG GGTCATTGCAGCTGCCAGTagcagagggggagggagaggtgaaGGTGAGGAAGTGCACCCCCTCCAGGGCAGGGAAAAGGAGGAACGAGAGCAGGGAGCGAGACGGAGAGAAGCGAGCCAAAGGGCTCAAGCACCAGCAACAGGAACAGGGCTGGACTGACCCCAGCGCCAGGAGCAATTTGTATCGGGCCAGTGCAGGGGTCCATCCCTCCTGCACGCCCAGCGAGAGGCTGAGGAAAGCCACCAGGAAGAACAAAGCACTGCAGGGATCCTCCAAG CCGAAGAAAAGCAGTGTGCTGGGTGGGGCCCTGTCCCCACGCAGACTGGAATGTGTCTCCAACAAGGGCAAGAACAACGGCAACTTCAGGAGGAAACCG CTGAAGGGCCGGGCAGTGAGCCGGCTGCTGGAGAGCTTTGCTGCGGACGAAGGCTTCCAGATTGACGAGGACAGCAGCTtctcggaggaggaggaggaagaggaggaggagaagaacgAGAGCGCCCCCCTCTGCTCGCCCTGGGACAGGAGCAGCGCCCCAA CCGTCCCTAACTGTACCCTGACGAAAGAGTCCCTAGTGGATGGGCTGAAGGTCCTAATCCTCAAAGAGGATGATCTGCTCTACGCTGCTTACATCCACACGCTGCAGCCCCCCGACAT CTACAGCATAATGATCGAGGGAGAAAGAGGAAACCGGCCAAGAATCTACTCCCTCGAGCAACTCTTGCAGGAAGCG GTGCTGGACGTTCGGCCGCAGTCGGAGCAGGAGCTGACGTCAGGAACCCGGGTGTGTGCCTACTGGAGCGAGCGATCGCGCTGTCTGTACCCGGGCTACGTGCGCAGAG GGGGCCCCGGCGAGGAGGAGAAGGAAGGCTCTGTCATGGTGGAGTTTGACGACGGAGACAACGGACGAATCTCGCTGTCCAACATCCGCCTGCTTCCCCCGGACTACCAGATCCAAA GTACGGAGCCATCCCCAGCCATGCTGATCTCCAATGGGAGGCGGAAATGCCGCAAGGCTGCCGTGGAGAAGACTCTGCAAGGGGACGCTGCTCAGCGAGCCTCCCCAGAGAGACAGAGCCACACAGAGCCCGGCAGGACCCAAGGGAGGAGGACCGCCAGCAAGGGAAAGACAG GTAAAGTGAAGACGGCCAACTCAGGAATAAAAAGCACAGCTTCAGAAAGCTTCTGTaagagcaacagcagcagcagcaacagcagcccccTTCTGAGCTGGCCCGGTGTGGCGCTGCCCAAAAAGAGAATGCCCCACAAGGTGGGCATGGGCCTTCAGAACCTGTTCCAGCTCAGCGGGAATCCCAGGAAGATGTCCAAGAGCAAGGAGACGGGCAGTGGGGGCTTCACCCTGCACCCACTCTCCACGCCTCCCTCCACCCCAGCCAAGACCATCTTCAGCAGCTCCTTTGAGGTGGACTCCTTCAGCAGCATCGCCAACGGCTACTCCTGCTTCGGGAGCCAGGCAGGGCTGCCCCTCAGCCCCAGGAACAACACCTCGTCCCGGGGCAAGAGGCTGCCGCACGACGGAGGGCAGAGAGGGAAGAAGGCGGGCAGGGGAGCCGAGTTCCTGGTCAAGCTGGACCACGAGGGTGTCACCTCTCCCAAGACCAAGAACGGTAAggctctgctgctgctgggcaGCTCAGGGAGCAATGGCAGGGTGGAGAAGGGTTTCGGGGCcaaggaggtggtggtggtggatgCCTCTCCTGTGGGATACACTCACCCTGTGCTGCTGGTGAAGGACAACAAGAAGGGGGGCGGGAGCAGGGCGGACCTCCTCCTGAAAGGGGCCAGCCAGCTACGCAAGCCCCCCACCTCCTCCCTGGGCCTGGGCGAGTATTCCGAGTTTGGGATGAACTGCGACAGCGACTGCCACAGCTCCTACTCGGACATGGACGAGGAAGACGACGAGGAGGAAGACGATGAAAGAAACACCGGACTGAGGAACGCCGGCCGCTTCCTGTCGCAGCTCTCCgtctcctccacctcctctgtgtcttccagctcctccagctccggctctctctccagctccagcCTGTGCTCCTCCGACAACGATTCCTCCTATAGCTCCGAAGACGAGGAGGACTCCACCCTGCTGCTCCAGTCCTGCCTCTCCTCCCACCCCTCAGTCCCCGCGGCCCTCCTGCAGCCCCCGGAGCCCCCAGCCAACACTGGCTCCTTCGTGGCCAAGGCTATGGCAGTCAGCAGCAGCAAGCCACTGAAGAGGAAAGAGAGCCCCAGCTCCTCATCCTCCTCAAAGACAGCCAAGGACCTCGCCAAGAGGCAGAGGCTGCCCTCCGTTGACAACGGGCCCAAGATCTCCAACTTCCTGCCTGCCAGGCAGCTCTGGAGGTGGTCTGGGAACCCCACCCAG AGGCGAGGTATGAAGGGAAAGGCCAGGAAGCTGTTCTACAAGGCGATCGTGCGCGGGAAGGAGGCGGTGCACGTGGGAGACTGCGCTGTCTTCCTGTCCGCTGGCCGACCGCACCTCCCCTACATCGGCCGAATCGAGAGTTTCTGGGAGTCCTGGGCCAGCAACATGGTGGTCAAGGTCAAGTGGTTCTACCATCCTGAAGAGACCAAGCTGGGCAAGAGACACAGAGATGGCAGG CATGCCCTGTACCAGTCTTGCCATGAAGACGAGAACGACGTGCAGACCATCTCTCATAAGTGCCAGGTGGTAAACCTTGAGGAGTACGAGTGCCTGAGCCAAGGCAGGAAGCACCACAATGGCCAGGACCTCTACTACCTGGCCGGGACCTACGATCCCACCACAGGTCAGCTGGTCACTGCCCAGGGGGTGTCCATCCTCTGCTAG